The following coding sequences are from one Novosphingobium sp. KACC 22771 window:
- a CDS encoding TadE family protein has translation MMPLLRLRRLLRDLRAHLVGTATIEFALWSILVFVLLLHCLDFAAYLVAGSSMGAAVDQAAILAYNMRNSDTINSTQLSGYVASTAWVPNGKPSTRITCNGEQQSCAASLANRPCACVSGLSPIYTPAAACGMACPSGATSGFYLTVQAQVTYQPMIVPDRWLAGTTLARSVTVRLQ, from the coding sequence ATGATGCCTTTGCTGCGCCTGCGTCGCCTTTTGCGTGATCTGCGCGCTCATCTTGTGGGCACCGCCACGATCGAGTTTGCCCTGTGGTCGATCCTCGTTTTCGTTCTGCTGCTGCACTGCCTTGATTTCGCGGCCTATCTGGTGGCGGGAAGCTCGATGGGGGCTGCGGTCGATCAGGCAGCGATACTGGCCTATAACATGCGCAACTCCGATACGATCAACTCCACCCAGCTATCGGGCTATGTCGCCTCCACCGCATGGGTTCCCAACGGCAAACCCAGTACCAGGATCACCTGCAACGGCGAGCAGCAATCCTGCGCCGCCAGCCTGGCCAACCGGCCATGCGCCTGTGTATCGGGGCTGAGCCCGATCTATACACCTGCCGCCGCCTGCGGGATGGCCTGCCCAAGCGGGGCCACATCGGGCTTTTATCTGACCGTGCAGGCGCAGGTCACCTATCAACCCATGATCGTGCCTGACCGCTGGCTGGCCGGAACCACTCTTGCCCGATCCGTCACGGTGCGGCTGCAATGA
- a CDS encoding TadE/TadG family type IV pilus assembly protein, whose amino-acid sequence MINRWKRDTSALTAIEFALTAPVLLAFIFVLIEGGRLEWTRQVLQEVNTNAVRCMTLGQDICGSTSAVQSYARSRGLAWGVSLDNATITVAAGQTCGGVSGMNRITIALPYNSVIGLLPAAPNVLSSTACYPAIS is encoded by the coding sequence ATGATCAACCGATGGAAGCGTGATACAAGCGCCCTCACGGCCATCGAATTTGCCCTGACGGCGCCGGTATTGCTCGCCTTCATCTTTGTGCTGATCGAGGGCGGGCGGCTGGAATGGACACGGCAGGTGTTGCAGGAAGTGAACACCAATGCCGTGCGATGTATGACGCTGGGGCAGGACATCTGCGGCTCGACCAGCGCCGTTCAGAGCTATGCGCGTTCACGCGGCCTGGCATGGGGCGTATCGCTGGACAATGCCACGATCACTGTTGCTGCCGGCCAGACCTGCGGCGGCGTTTCAGGGATGAACCGGATCACGATCGCCCTGCCCTACAATTCGGTCATCGGCCTCCTGCCTGCTGCGCCCAACGTCCTGTCATCAACGGCCTGCTATCCCGCAATCAGTTAG
- a CDS encoding LysR family transcriptional regulator, producing the protein MDLRTLRAFVEVVRQGGFSQASKTIFATQSAVSKAVRQLEDELGAPLLDRIGHRPRLTALGELVYPRAVKLLAAREDLLADIAEMRGLKRGTLRLGLPLVASSSIFGPVVAGFRARYPGIEIRLTEHGGDELITMVRAGDIELAASLKPDAPDLEWQDVRREPLVAVLATDHPLAGASAVEIGALRETPFLLFGEGFSINRLVLAACRRHGFEPAVAARSSQVDFLLELARAGLGVAFLPRSLAEPARLSAGIAAPLLAEPDTEWRLTMIWRTGAFLSHAARAWLALLTQPPGEHSH; encoded by the coding sequence ATGGACCTCCGCACCCTCCGCGCTTTTGTCGAAGTAGTCAGGCAAGGAGGCTTTTCTCAGGCATCGAAGACCATCTTCGCCACTCAATCTGCCGTCAGCAAGGCCGTGCGGCAGCTCGAAGATGAACTGGGGGCACCGCTCCTCGACCGGATCGGCCACAGGCCACGGCTGACCGCACTTGGCGAACTTGTCTATCCGCGCGCGGTGAAGCTGCTCGCGGCTCGAGAGGATTTGCTGGCAGACATTGCGGAAATGCGGGGATTGAAGCGGGGCACGCTGCGTCTGGGCCTGCCGCTGGTCGCCAGCAGCAGCATCTTCGGCCCGGTCGTCGCCGGGTTCAGGGCTCGCTATCCCGGGATCGAAATCCGGCTGACCGAACATGGCGGCGACGAGTTGATCACTATGGTACGGGCGGGAGATATCGAGTTGGCCGCCAGCCTCAAGCCAGACGCCCCGGACCTCGAATGGCAAGATGTCCGGCGTGAGCCGCTGGTTGCCGTGCTGGCCACCGATCATCCGCTGGCTGGGGCGAGCGCTGTAGAGATCGGCGCCCTGCGCGAGACACCGTTTTTGCTGTTCGGAGAAGGGTTCTCGATCAACCGGCTCGTGCTGGCGGCTTGCCGCCGACATGGTTTCGAGCCCGCGGTCGCAGCGCGCAGCAGTCAGGTCGATTTCCTGCTCGAGTTGGCCCGCGCCGGGCTGGGCGTTGCGTTTCTGCCGCGAAGCCTTGCAGAGCCGGCGCGCTTGAGCGCAGGTATTGCGGCGCCCCTGCTCGCAGAACCGGATACCGAATGGCGCCTGACGATGATCTGGCGAACGGGAGCCTTCCTGTCGCACGCCGCGCGAG